In Galactobacillus timonensis, the genomic window AGGAACGTTAGAAATAGAGGATGAGTCCACTATGTCACTGGAATCGGTAAGAAAACAGTTTGAAGAAGAGGGGATTTCGGATCGCATCATGGAATTTGAAAAGTCTTCCGCAACTGTGGAAGAGGCTGCCGTCGATATCGGCTGTAAGCCGGAGGAAATCTGCAAGACGATGGCCTTCGATGTGGATGGTAAGACGGTATTGATTGCGATGGCTGGCGATGTGAAGGTATCAAACCATAAGTACAAGGGCTTTTTTCATAAGAAGGCAAAGATGTTAAGAGGAGACGAAGTGGCGGAGCGTACTTCGCATCCGATCGGTGGTGTATGTCCGTTCGGTCTGCCGGCGGACTGCGTCGTTTATCTTGATGAGTCCTTGAAGCGGTTTGAGAAGGTGTATCCGGCCTGTGGTTCGATCAACAGTGCGATCGGTGTGACGGTCGATGAGCTTGAGAAGCTGGCGCATGCGGCGGGCTGGATTGATGTAAGTGAGCCGCAGGCTTGAGAATAGGGAAGGGATCCGATAGACTTTAGGCATGAAGAAGCCTCGGATCAGGGATAAAAAGATAGATGATCGTGCTGCCCGTGCTTTGATGCGGATGGTGCGGTTGGAACAGGAGGAGGCGCCGATGGCTCATTTTGCCGGCGTCTTTTATGAGCTGTATGTGGACGGAAAGCTGGATCTGGAGCAGTGCGATGCGGCTTTTGAGGCGGCCCGGCTGTTTGGAAACTGGCGGAACTGGGATGAGAGGGAGGCCAGGGTGTTTGCGCAGCAGTTTGTCGGTGCCTATGATTGCTTGGCAAGGAGGCGGGCATGAGCGGGGATCGCGTATTCAGGGATCTGAACTATGAGGATGCGCTGGCTGCTCTGCAGAAGGCGCAGGTGGATCTTGCCGTTGAGCAGGGCAAACGCAAGGGTGCGGAAACTGCGGAAAACCAGGAGGCGTGGCATCAGGCGGCCCGGATGATGATCGGAATGCTGCTGGTGGCGGGCTTTCTGTTTTCACTGGCTTCAAGTGCGGCGTCGCACCGGGTGTTTCTGTACGTGTTTGGCCTGGGACTTGTGGCGAATGAGATCTACTACCGGGCGGGCAGGAAAAAGCGGCAGGCAATCATTGCAGAGGGAAATGCGGATGCGGACCGGTGGCACGCGGAACATGCGGATGATTTTTTCTTTGTTGAGGTGACGGATTATGCGCCTCATCTTGTCAATGAGCTGCTGAAAATCCTGCGCAGTGGGCAGGCTGAGACGCTGAAAGGGGCGCTGAATGTGTATGATGGGCGCTTTCAGAACGAAGATGACAGTTCCTGCGGGAAATCGTA contains:
- a CDS encoding YbaK/EbsC family protein, with amino-acid sequence MSLESVRKQFEEEGISDRIMEFEKSSATVEEAAVDIGCKPEEICKTMAFDVDGKTVLIAMAGDVKVSNHKYKGFFHKKAKMLRGDEVAERTSHPIGGVCPFGLPADCVVYLDESLKRFEKVYPACGSINSAIGVTVDELEKLAHAAGWIDVSEPQA